Part of the Colius striatus isolate bColStr4 chromosome 4, bColStr4.1.hap1, whole genome shotgun sequence genome, CTTTACAATTTTAAGTCCAGCTGCCTTCCAGCTTCgatattcacattttaaaaaaactgctTCATACAGTCAcaacgggggaaaaaaaaaaatactcaaaacGTCAAAATAATCGTTAAAAAAAACATTaccaacaaccaaacaaaaaaagcccggGCCGGGCAGGAAACACCTCCCGCCGGGGTCAGCGAGAATTATTGCAAATGGCTCCCGGGAGACGGAGCAGCCCCGCGGCGGCCGGGGCACCGGCGGcgggggggctgcagccccggcCGGGTTTCCCGgcgggggggaggaggaggaggagctccCGGGGAAGGCgaagtgtgtgtggggggtcACAACAAcagcgcggggcgggcggcgtgCGCGGCCTCCGCCGGCTGGAGAGCGGCGAGGCTCGGCGCCGCGCCGGGGGTGACCttggggcgcgggggggggggggcacacCCGCCCCACCCCAACCGACTCCGACCCGCTGCGCCCGGCCTGGCCCCTCCGCGCCCGGCAGCGGGACAGGGGGGCCCCGCCGCGGGGGAGACTTACATCGCGGCGGAGCCAGCGCCGCTGTCCCGCAGTCCggccggccgcggccccgccgccagcGGCCGCTTCGGCCGCGCTCCTCCGCTCCGGCCGCCGCCGCTCGTCCCCGCCGGCTACTGCAGGGGCTGCACCACCGCCGCCTCGGCCGCCTCGCCGTCCGCTCCGCTGCTCCCCGCCGAGGCGCTGCCGCTCGAGGCCGTGGaggccgccgccgctgccgccgccgccgctagCTGCAACCGCCGGACGGCTTCTTTGATGAGGTTGCCGGAAAggatgagctgctgcaggagccgATGGGGGTCTTCCTCCTCTGCCGGCCCTTcgcccggccccggcggcgggTGCTTCCTCCGTCGGGCGGCGCTCCGCAGCCAGCCGCGGCCGCACAGCTGCTTGGTCACCCGCTGCTGCCCGATCCTGTCCACTCGCGGGGGCTCGGCGTGCTGTGGATGGCCTTGCGGCGGGGCTGGTCCCCGGGGCGCTAGCAGGCCGCCGCCGGTGCAGCGCGGCGAGTAGGGGGCGGCGCGGTCGCGGGCGCTGCCCGGCCCCAGGTGCttcggggcgcggggcggcggcggcgcccgcTGGGCGCTCAGCTGCAGCACCTCGCCCAGCTTGGCCACCAGCGCGTCTACCTCCTTGGAGCCCGCTTGCCCCACAGCAACCGAGCGTTCCAGCAGCAGGAAGCGCTCGCCCGGGCGGCACGGCATCTCGGCCGGCGCCCAGCCGTGCCGTGCCGCAAGACGCCGCCGGGACCGGGGCCGCCGCCCCGCGCGCACGCGAGCACACGCGGCTCCGGCGGCTGCGGTTGAAGCTGGAGCTCGGCCCGCTGGGGTTGGTTTGTAAACAATGGGTGACGCGGGATCCCGGGCGCCTCCCACTGCGCCGGGCAGGGGGGGGACGCCCCCGCCAACGACCGCCCGCCGGCCGTTCCCGTGCCGCTGCCCCGCCTCGCGGCAGAGGGGGCGGCTCACCCGCCGGCTCGGGGGCGGCTCCCGGAGCCGCTAAACGGCCGCTCGGGCGAGGCCGCCCCGCGCCCAGCAACCGCGCCGCTCCCGCTCCCCCCCTGTCTGCGCGCCCCGTGGAACGGCCCGCTTTCAAACCCCGCACCTCGGGTGTCGGAGGCGGGCCTGCGGTGATTGGCAGGAGGGGCGTGAGGGGCGGGCGGCCCGGCCGAGGGAGGCGCGGGGAGGGTCCTGTCGCCCGAGACAAGTCCCCGGAGAAGGGCGGCAGGGGGTGGAACTGAGGAGGGCGAAGAGTCCCCGGGGAAGGGTGGTCGCCTG contains:
- the LOC133625340 gene encoding GSK-3-binding protein-like, which codes for MPCRPGERFLLLERSVAVGQAGSKEVDALVAKLGEVLQLSAQRAPPPPRAPKHLGPGSARDRAAPYSPRCTGGGLLAPRGPAPPQGHPQHAEPPRVDRIGQQRVTKQLCGRGWLRSAARRRKHPPPGPGEGPAEEEDPHRLLQQLILSGNLIKEAVRRLQLAAAAAAAAASTASSGSASAGSSGADGEAAEAAVVQPLQ